Genomic DNA from Desulfuromonas versatilis:
CAGCAGGTCCCCGGGCTGCAGGTCGACCCTGCTGCCGGCGACGATGGCCTGGCCGCGGCCGGCGAGGACGAACAGCCACTGGTCGCTGTCGGGGTGCCGGTTGTCCGGACCGCCGGTGGAATTGCGCGCCGGCAGCACCATGGTGGCGGCCTGCGAGCGGCTGGTGCCGGCCACCAGTTTGAACCCTTTTTCCGGTTTAAGGTTTACCAGTTTCATGACTATCCTCCAGGAAAAACCTCCCCGACCCTGAGGCTG
This window encodes:
- a CDS encoding cupin domain-containing protein, yielding MKLVNLKPEKGFKLVAGTSRSQAATMVLPARNSTGGPDNRHPDSDQWLFVLAGRGQAIVAGSRVDLQPGDLLLIEAGEAHEIINSGDAPLETLTLYAPSMF